In a genomic window of uncultured Sphaerochaeta sp.:
- the amrB gene encoding AmmeMemoRadiSam system protein B, translating to MLEAHHQVIFYPEDPAELEKATQTRESAEHLCTLPSALLCPHAAYDLSMEALHASFSLASGLPCKLVVVLVPLHQEVLLCDEPAFVFSPTQEGMVVGGMHIRFATGMRMHLQTLHAPHLALQDSYFEEESAFELTLPFIHSYLPDTPVLGLAVGSCTKEQTAKLAYLLRTITEKEPDTLFVVSSNANALLPSDVAADHANTLADLLRQGSDLWEAGQHHLISCCNLPSLEAIRRQPWAIRRWQLNSWYCKGQEHPAPSVLGEGKEKDVWHLSASLGERHASETNL from the coding sequence ATGCTTGAAGCGCACCACCAAGTGATATTCTACCCGGAGGATCCGGCTGAACTGGAAAAGGCAACCCAAACAAGGGAGTCAGCTGAGCATCTCTGCACCCTTCCTTCCGCTTTGTTGTGTCCCCATGCAGCCTATGATCTGAGCATGGAAGCCCTGCATGCAAGTTTTTCCCTTGCTTCCGGCCTTCCATGCAAACTGGTGGTGGTGCTTGTTCCCCTCCATCAGGAGGTTCTGTTGTGCGACGAACCAGCCTTTGTCTTCAGTCCGACACAAGAGGGTATGGTTGTCGGAGGGATGCACATCAGGTTTGCCACTGGGATGCGTATGCATCTCCAAACCCTCCATGCTCCCCATCTGGCTCTCCAGGACAGCTATTTTGAGGAGGAGAGTGCCTTTGAACTCACCCTTCCCTTCATCCACTCCTACCTGCCTGACACCCCCGTGCTCGGCCTTGCGGTAGGGTCCTGCACCAAAGAACAGACAGCAAAATTGGCATACCTGCTGCGTACCATCACCGAAAAAGAACCCGATACCCTGTTTGTCGTCAGCAGCAATGCCAATGCACTGCTTCCCAGCGATGTTGCAGCCGACCATGCGAACACCCTTGCAGACCTCTTGCGCCAAGGTTCCGACCTCTGGGAAGCAGGGCAACATCATCTGATTAGTTGCTGCAACCTTCCTTCATTGGAAGCGATCAGACGCCAGCCTTGGGCCATCCGGCGATGGCAGCTCAACAGCTGGTACTGCAAAGGACAAGAGCATCCAGCTCCTTCAGTACTTGGGGAAGGAAAAGAGAAAGACGTTTGGCACCTCAGTGCCAGCTTAGGAGAAAGACATGCCAGTGAAACGAACCTTTGA
- the miaA gene encoding tRNA (adenosine(37)-N6)-dimethylallyltransferase MiaA: MKSISKPQKKPDFGKPIIFIFGPTGVGKTELLLDLDPQRFSVINADSIQVYRYLDIGSAKAPQSVQAAIKHYLIDIQDPWQQFSVGDFIEQADQACRELWDEGKVPVVCGGTAYYFKHFLFGLSEAPPSDELIRKHIATQIEEQGRAWAYEYLERVDPVSFARIHSSDIYRISRALEVWETCGRPLSSFSIPTEKRNGMQPLVIGLQREPEVLRQRLGLRIKMMFDEGLEEEIRSLIRRGAQSWWPGLQGIGYREFFQAREHGEWSRSLIADQIERNSRFYAKRQLTFFRSFADALWKDPSDKQEILDCIGEYLRTVSG; this comes from the coding sequence GTGAAATCCATTTCGAAGCCTCAGAAGAAGCCTGATTTCGGCAAACCCATCATTTTTATCTTCGGCCCGACTGGGGTCGGAAAAACAGAACTTCTGCTGGATCTCGATCCGCAGAGGTTTTCTGTTATCAACGCAGACTCAATCCAAGTGTATCGCTATCTGGACATTGGCTCAGCCAAGGCTCCCCAGTCGGTGCAAGCTGCAATCAAGCACTATCTGATCGATATCCAGGACCCGTGGCAACAGTTCTCCGTCGGTGACTTCATCGAACAGGCTGATCAGGCCTGCCGGGAACTCTGGGATGAGGGAAAGGTGCCGGTGGTGTGCGGGGGAACCGCATACTACTTCAAGCATTTTCTCTTCGGCCTGAGTGAGGCTCCTCCCAGTGATGAGCTCATCCGCAAGCATATCGCAACGCAGATTGAGGAGCAGGGAAGGGCTTGGGCCTATGAGTACCTGGAGCGAGTCGACCCCGTCTCCTTTGCACGCATCCACAGTTCCGACATCTATCGGATCTCCCGTGCCCTTGAGGTGTGGGAAACCTGTGGCCGGCCGCTCTCCAGTTTCAGCATTCCCACCGAGAAACGGAATGGCATGCAACCCCTGGTCATAGGGTTGCAGCGAGAGCCTGAAGTGCTCCGCCAGCGGCTTGGGCTTCGCATCAAGATGATGTTCGATGAGGGGTTGGAAGAAGAAATCCGCTCCCTGATCCGCAGGGGCGCCCAGTCCTGGTGGCCGGGTCTTCAGGGCATCGGTTACCGTGAGTTCTTCCAGGCCCGAGAGCATGGGGAGTGGTCGCGCTCCCTGATCGCCGACCAGATAGAACGAAACAGCCGCTTCTATGCGAAGCGGCAGCTCACCTTTTTCAGAAGTTTTGCAGATGCGCTCTGGAAGGATCCCTCTGACAAGCAGGAGATCCTTGACTGCATCGGGGAGTACCTCAGAACCGTTTCTGGGTAG